The following coding sequences are from one Ctenopharyngodon idella isolate HZGC_01 chromosome 17, HZGC01, whole genome shotgun sequence window:
- the gskip gene encoding GSK3-beta interaction protein isoform X2, whose product MGMEVDCKPEDLSMCSYEDRCVELGEVKDMRLEAEAVVNDVLFAVTDMHVSHNLTSGLDMAYINVETREGNRYCLELTEAGLRVVGHTFDQVDEGLNTQYHETVYSLLDSLSPGYREAFGNALLQRLERLKQNGQ is encoded by the exons ATG GGGATGGAGGTGGACTGTAAGCCAGAGGATCTGTCTATGTGTTCGTATGAGGATCGCTGTGTGGAGCTGGGAGAGGTTAAAGACATGCGGCTGGAGGCTGAGGCGGTGGTCAATGATGTGCTCTTCGCAGTCACAGACATGCACGTCTCTCACAATCTCACCAGCGGACTAGATATGGCGTATATAAACGTGGAAACCAGAGAGGGAAACCGATACTGCTTAGAGCTCACCGAGGCAGGGTTAAGG GTGGTGGGTCATACCTTTGATCAGGTGGATGAGGGCTTGAACACCCAGTATCATGAGACTGTTTACTCGCTGCTGGATTCCCTCAGCCCTGGATATAGAGAAGCGTTTGGAAATGCTCTGCTACAGAGACTGGAGAGGCTCAAACAAAACGGACAGTGA
- the gskip gene encoding GSK3-beta interaction protein isoform X1, protein MSRKCSDEPPQEEGMEVDCKPEDLSMCSYEDRCVELGEVKDMRLEAEAVVNDVLFAVTDMHVSHNLTSGLDMAYINVETREGNRYCLELTEAGLRVVGHTFDQVDEGLNTQYHETVYSLLDSLSPGYREAFGNALLQRLERLKQNGQ, encoded by the exons ATGAGCCGGAAGTGTTCTGACGAACCACCCCAGGAGGAG GGGATGGAGGTGGACTGTAAGCCAGAGGATCTGTCTATGTGTTCGTATGAGGATCGCTGTGTGGAGCTGGGAGAGGTTAAAGACATGCGGCTGGAGGCTGAGGCGGTGGTCAATGATGTGCTCTTCGCAGTCACAGACATGCACGTCTCTCACAATCTCACCAGCGGACTAGATATGGCGTATATAAACGTGGAAACCAGAGAGGGAAACCGATACTGCTTAGAGCTCACCGAGGCAGGGTTAAGG GTGGTGGGTCATACCTTTGATCAGGTGGATGAGGGCTTGAACACCCAGTATCATGAGACTGTTTACTCGCTGCTGGATTCCCTCAGCCCTGGATATAGAGAAGCGTTTGGAAATGCTCTGCTACAGAGACTGGAGAGGCTCAAACAAAACGGACAGTGA
- the LOC127498996 gene encoding NPC intracellular cholesterol transporter 2-like, whose product MDYRMLCVVLLSFLAYTNSEQVKFVDCGSVDGNVVEVDIQPCTQQPCQLHKGQSYTVNVTFSSSVASQTSKAVVHGVIAGVPVPFPIPVDDGCKCGIQCPIVPQKMYSYVNQLPVKSEYPTLKLVVEWELKDDSSKDLFCIKFPVQIVS is encoded by the exons ATGGATTACCGTATGCTCTGCGTTGTTTTACTTTCTTTCCTCGCCTACACTAATTCTGAGCAGGTGAAATTTGTGGACTGTG GTTCAGTAGACGGAAATGTTGTTGAGGTTGACATCCAGCCCTGCACACAACAGCCATGCCAGCTTCACAAGGGACAGTCCTATACAGTCAATGTAACATTCAGCAGCA GTGTTGCAAGTCAGACCAGTAAAGCTGTGGTTCATGGAGTGATCGCTGGTGTCCCCGTGCCCTTCCCCATCCCTGTTGATGATGGTTGCAAGTGTGGAATTCAGTGTCCTATTGTTCCACAAAAAATGTACAGCTACGTCAACCAGCTGCCCGTCAAGAGCGAGTATCCAACT CTAAAACTGGTTGTGGAATGGGAATTAAAAGATGACTCCAGCAAAGATTTATTTTGCATCAAGTTCCCAGTTCAGATTGTGAGCTGA